The nucleotide sequence CCTCGCCCTGCTCGGTGATGAGGAGACCCTCGTCGCGGTGCACGATGGCGCGCGCCCCCTGGTTCAGCCCGAGGCGATCGACCAATGCATTGAGGCCGCCCGCATCCACGGGGCCGCCGCACTCGCCCACGCGGTTGCGGACACCCTGAAGAAAGCCGACACCGAAGGCTTCTCCCGCGAGCCGGTGGATCGCACCAATCTCTGGGCCATGGAGACGCCGCAGGCATTCCAGACCGCCCTGCTCCGCGAGGCCTATACTGCCGTCCTTGAGCGTCAGATCATCCCCACCGACGAGGTCTCCGTGATGGAAGCCATGGGTATTCCAACGAAGCTGGTCACCTCCCCTTTCCCGAACCCGAAGATCACGGTGCCCGCCGATATCGTGCTGGCCACCGCCCTGATGCGATGAGCCGAGCGCGCTACGAGATGGTGGAGATGCCCGGCGGATTCCGCCTGGCCGTGGCCACTTTGCCGGATTCGGAGTGCGCCGCGCTCTCCCTGCACGTGCCCGCAGGCAGCCGGGACGATCCGGCGGGGAAAGCGGGTCTCGCGCACTTCGTGGAGCACATGGTTTTCAAGGGCACCGCACGCCGCGACGCGCGCGCGATCAGCTTGGAGACCGAAGACGTGGGTGCCTCGCTGAATGCATTCACCACGGAGGACGAGGTGACCTACGAGGCACGCGGCGAGGCCGAGACGCTGCCGCTGCT is from Luteolibacter flavescens and encodes:
- the ispD gene encoding 2-C-methyl-D-erythritol 4-phosphate cytidylyltransferase produces the protein MACAAVIVASGTSRRMGFDKLAAELHGKPVLVHTVAAFMRAGSISRVIVVCPEDRFELLAGEDFPKPLARVDGGDHRHESVANGLALLGDEETLVAVHDGARPLVQPEAIDQCIEAARIHGAAALAHAVADTLKKADTEGFSREPVDRTNLWAMETPQAFQTALLREAYTAVLERQIIPTDEVSVMEAMGIPTKLVTSPFPNPKITVPADIVLATALMR